From Candidatus Neomarinimicrobiota bacterium, the proteins below share one genomic window:
- the hydG gene encoding [FeFe] hydrogenase H-cluster radical SAM maturase HydG: protein MAVQSTAAWIDQVIKQEEIDKYLINGKDFIDEGKILKNLEEGHNPDPVKIREILQKSLAIERLDPEETAALIHVKDPDLWEEMYATGLEVKRKVYDNRIVFFAPLYCSNLCVNSCVYCGFRTDNTREKRRILNMDEVQDETRAVVSEGHKRMIVVFGEHPLSDADYMADAIKNIYKVKVPARSGYGEIRRVNVNAAPMSIGDLKKLWEAGIGTYQVFQETYHKETYARVHPAGLKANYRWRLYALHRAMDAGIDDVAAGALFGLYDWKFEVMGLLYHAMDLEQQFGIGPHTISFPRMTPASGSWLTTHSPWKVDDDTFKKLVTILRLSVPYTGLIITARERAELRREVIKVGCTQTDASTKIGIGGYTEALKVLNNVQQGDQDEDAQQFILGDTRRLDDVVRELAEMDMITSFCTAGYRCGRTGDKIMGLLKSCTEGKFCKLNAVLTFKEYLEDYASPETKAVGEKLLEKELAEIRSIPFFKRGKLLENFENYYQRISTGERDVYI, encoded by the coding sequence ATGGCCGTACAATCCACTGCTGCCTGGATAGACCAGGTAATCAAACAGGAAGAAATTGACAAATACCTGATCAACGGGAAAGATTTCATTGATGAAGGGAAAATTCTGAAAAATCTGGAAGAGGGTCATAATCCTGATCCGGTTAAAATCCGGGAAATCCTGCAGAAATCACTGGCCATTGAGCGTCTGGATCCTGAAGAAACAGCGGCATTGATTCATGTAAAAGATCCTGATCTGTGGGAAGAAATGTATGCCACCGGACTGGAAGTCAAGCGGAAGGTGTACGACAACCGGATTGTCTTTTTTGCCCCACTGTACTGCAGCAATTTGTGTGTGAACAGCTGTGTATACTGTGGATTCAGAACGGATAATACCCGGGAAAAGCGCCGGATTTTGAACATGGATGAGGTTCAGGATGAAACCCGGGCAGTTGTTTCTGAAGGGCACAAGCGGATGATTGTGGTCTTTGGTGAACATCCCCTGTCCGATGCCGATTATATGGCCGATGCCATTAAAAATATCTATAAAGTAAAGGTCCCTGCCCGGAGTGGATATGGTGAAATCCGCCGGGTAAATGTCAATGCTGCTCCCATGAGCATCGGGGATCTGAAAAAACTCTGGGAAGCGGGCATAGGCACCTATCAGGTGTTTCAGGAGACATATCATAAAGAAACCTATGCCAGGGTGCATCCGGCGGGATTGAAAGCCAATTACCGCTGGCGTTTGTATGCTTTGCATCGTGCCATGGATGCCGGCATTGATGATGTAGCTGCCGGTGCCCTGTTTGGGCTGTATGACTGGAAATTTGAGGTCATGGGACTCCTGTACCACGCCATGGATCTGGAACAACAGTTCGGTATCGGTCCTCACACCATCAGTTTTCCCCGGATGACCCCGGCCAGCGGGTCCTGGCTTACAACCCATTCTCCCTGGAAAGTCGATGATGACACCTTCAAGAAACTGGTCACAATTTTACGGCTGAGTGTTCCCTATACAGGACTCATTATCACAGCCCGTGAACGGGCGGAACTCCGGAGGGAAGTGATCAAAGTAGGGTGTACCCAGACCGATGCTTCGACAAAAATTGGGATTGGTGGTTATACGGAAGCCCTGAAAGTGTTGAACAACGTCCAACAGGGAGACCAGGACGAAGACGCCCAACAGTTTATCCTTGGTGATACCCGTCGACTGGACGATGTGGTCCGTGAATTGGCGGAAATGGATATGATCACCAGTTTTTGTACGGCCGGATATCGTTGCGGCAGGACCGGGGACAAGATTATGGGTCTTTTGAAAAGCTGCACCGAGGGAAAATTTTGCAAGTTGAATGCCGTCCTCACTTTTAAGGAATACCTGGAAGATTACGCTTCGCCGGAAACCAAAGCCGTCGGTGAAAAACTCCTGGAAAAGGAACTGGCGGAAATCCGGTCAATTCCTTTTTTCAAACGGGGGAAACTCCTGGAAAATTTTGAAAACTATTACCAACGAATTTCCACCGGTGAACGGGATGTCTATATCTGA
- a CDS encoding iron-only hydrogenase system regulator, with the protein MDTELRYHTLSITVYDRDKVYRKVGELLHDFADAILLRVGYPVENENAAIIFLILKMTGDEVGALSGRLGQLESVNVKVSTLKI; encoded by the coding sequence ATGGACACGGAACTGAGATATCACACATTAAGCATTACCGTTTATGATCGTGACAAAGTATACCGGAAGGTGGGAGAATTATTGCATGATTTTGCCGATGCCATTCTCCTCCGGGTAGGATATCCCGTGGAGAATGAAAACGCCGCCATTATTTTTTTGATTTTAAAGATGACGGGGGATGAGGTAGGGGCCTTGTCCGGGCGTTTGGGACAGCTGGAATCCGTCAATGTAAAAGTATCCACCTTAAAAATATAG